A single Vigna radiata var. radiata cultivar VC1973A chromosome 8, Vradiata_ver6, whole genome shotgun sequence DNA region contains:
- the LOC106770729 gene encoding monooxygenase 2-like, whose product MEREIVQDIVIVGAGIAGVTTALGLLRLGIRSLVLESSDNLRVTGFSLSLWQNAWKALDAVGVGDKLRHNHRRLHGIVTTSLVTGKQIAAKPFKSTENQEGIEIRCVQRTKVLEVLVNELPKETIRAESKLVTFLRENILPTFMAGQYLKKAGYDCGKLNGY is encoded by the exons atgGAAAGAGAAATAGTTCAAGATATTGTCATTGTGGGAGCCGGAATTGCTGGCGTCACAACAGCCTTAGGACTTCTCAG ATTAGGTATCCGAAGTTTGGTGCTGGAATCTTCGGATAATTTGAGGGTGACTGGCTTTTCTTTGTCCCTATGGCAAAATGCTTGGAAGGCTCTGGATGCTGTCGGTGTTGGAGACAAACTCCGTCACAACCATCGACGGCTCCATGG GATTGTCACCACTTCATTGGTTACAGGGAAACAAATAGCAGCCAAGCCTTTCAAATCAACAGAAAACCAAGA AGGTATTGAAATTCGTTGTGTTCAACGAACAAAAGTGTTGGAAGTCCTGGTCAATGAGCTTCCAAAAGAAACCATCAGA GCTGAGTCCAAATTGGTTACATTTTTAAGAGAAAACATCTTGCCTACATTCATGGCTGGTCAATATCTTAAGAAGGCAGGATATGATTGTGGAAAGTTAAACGGTTACTAG
- the LOC106770730 gene encoding probable L-cysteine desulfhydrase, chloroplastic: MDNATIDVAIALQHTAWNFREGRFQKGDVVLMLHYAYGAVKKSMEAYVTRAGNNLVEVPLPFPVNSNDEIISEFRKALERGKSNGNRVRLTVIDHVTSMLCVIPVKEFIQICREEGVDQVFVDATHSIGCTDVDMKEIGADFYTSNLHKWFFYHLQLLRRNPKLRHRNLKVLDPIYITL; the protein is encoded by the coding sequence ATGGACAACGCCACCATTGATGTCGCCATCGCCCTCCAGCACACCGCATGGAACTTCCGTGAAGGAAGATTCCAGAAAGGTGATGTCGTCCTCATGCTTCACTACGCTTACGGTGCCGTCAAGAAATCCATGGAAGCGTACGTCACTCGCGCCGGAAACAATCTTGTTGAGGTTCCCCTCCCTTTCCCTGTTAACTCCAACGACGAGATCATTTCTGAGTTTAGGAAGGCCTTGGAGAGAGGAAAAAGTAACGGAAATAGGGTTAGATTAACGGTGATTGATCACGTGACTTCCATGCTGTGTGTTATTCCTGTCAAGGAGTTTATTCAAATTTGCAGGGAGGAAGGGGTGGATCAGGTTTTTGTTGACGCTACTCATTCCATTGGATGCACTGATGTTGACATGAAGGAAATTGGTGCTGATTTTTACACTAGCAATTTGCATAAGTGGTTCTTTTATCACCTTCAATTGCTTCGTAGGAACCCTAAATTGCGTCATAGGAACCTAAAGGTTCTAGATCCGATTTACATCACCCTGTAG
- the LOC106772810 gene encoding mechanosensitive ion channel protein 6 isoform X1 — MQSIRKSFKSYGSFSQTKRFSGAGNPDSDHEQLPILLDQETHRHNAMPAGDYVVKIDDAANPSQANKIWRDSSYDSWRGEGSSSAAGDQSFNFRQTEDPPSQLIGRFLHKQRASGEMQLDMDLEMEELQDDAGEGRLTPVEESPVNHRNSRELKVSFDERLSDSNLLEQQNDPFRRRHNRESPTVEESPVNFRNSRELKVSFDEPLPNSNLLEQQNDTFRRRHSKESSTMADFQRPPQPPQYDHRRSPSPSPVDDGEVLRCTSNASFERNLSMQRKSALLKAKTRSRLLAPPDESERKSSRIMKSGQLQSGFLGRKGDEEEDDPFLEEDLPDEFKKTHFSFWILLEWVSLILIIGFLITTLCIPFLREMNLWHLKLWKWEVMVLVLICGRLVSDWVIRIAVYCIERNFLLRKRVLYFVYGVKKAVQNCVWLGLVLIAWHLLFDQRVQRETHSNFLEYVNKVLVCFLVGTLVWLLKTLMVKVLASSFHVSTYFDRIQESLFNQYVIETLSGPPLVEIQKAEEEEERLADEVQQLQNAGVTIPPDLKATAFSDIKSGRSRSGVLKSPRAKSAKFSRPLSKGSDDGDVITIDNLNKLNPNNISAWNMKRLMNMVRHGALSTLDEQILDSANEDENATQIRSENEAKVAAKKIFQNVARRGCRYIYPDDLMRFMQEDEAAKTMNLFEGASDSGRISKAALKNWVVNAFRERRALALTLNDTKTAVNKLHRMLNFIVGIVVLIIWLLILELATTKFLVFLSSQIVLVTFIFGNTCKTIFEAIIFLFVMHPFDVGDRCEIDGIQMIVEEMNILTTIFLKYDNHKVIIPNSVLATKAIFNYYRSPDMQDIIEFYIHVCTPVEKISLIKHRITSFCESKKEHWYPSPTVVVRDHIDIHMVKMAIWPSHRMNFQDQTERHMRRSMLLEELIKIFRELDLNYRLLPLDVNVRAVPTSSERLPPSWQSIPS; from the exons ATGCAATCTATCAGGAAGTCATTCAAATCTTATGGTTCCTTCAGCCAAACAAAAAGGTTTTCCGGCGCCGGAAACCCCGATTCTGACCACGAGCAGCTCCCCATTCTCCTCGACCAAGAAACGCACCGCCACAACGCAATGCCAGCCGGCGACTACGTCGTCAAAATCGACGATGCCGCCAATCCTTCCCAGGCCAACAAGATTTGGCGCGACTCAAGCTACGACTCCTGGAGGGGCGAAGGCTCGTCCTCCGCCGCCGGTGACCAGAGTTTTAATTTCCGGCAGACGGAGGACCCGCCGTCGCAGCTGATAGGGCGGTTCCTCCACAAGCAACGGGCCTCCGGTGAGATGCAGCTGGACATGGATTTGGAAATGGAGGAGCTCCAGGACGATGCCGGCGAAGGAAGGTTGACGCCGGTGGAGGAGTCTCCGGTGAACCATCGCAATTCCAGGGAGCTGAAGGTCTCCTTCGATGAACGCCTTTCCGATTCGAATCTCCTCGAACAGCAGAACGACCCCTTCAGAAGAAGGCACAATAGAGAATCGCCGACGGTTGAGGAGTCTCCGGTGAACTTTCGCAATTCCAGGGAGCTGAAGGTCTCCTTCGATGAACCCCTTCCCAATTCGAATCTCCTCGAACAGCAGAACGACACCTTCAGAAGAAGGCACAGCAAGGAATCGTCGACGATGGCGGACTTCCAACGCCCTCCGCAACCGCCGCAGTACGACCATCGTCGCTCGCCTTCGCCGTCGCCTGTTGACGATGGCGAGGTCCTTCGGTGCACCTCGAACGCTTCCTTCGAGAGAAACCTCTCCATGCAGAGAAAATCTGCGTTGTTGAAGGCCAAAACGAGATCCAGGTTGCTGGCCCCGCCAGACGAATCCGAGAGAAAATCGAGTCGGATTATGAAATCGGGTCAGCTCCAGTCCGGGTTTTTAGGGAGGAAGGGTGATGAGGAGGAGGACGATCCGTTTTTGGAAGAGGATCTTCCTGATGAGTTTAAGAAGACTCATTTCAGCTTCTGGATTCTTCTGGAGTGGGTGAGTTTGATTTTGATCATTGGGTTTTTGATAACCACCCTTTGCATTCCCTTTCTGAGGGAGATGAATCTGTGGCATCTTAAATTATGGAAATGGGAGGTTATGGTTCTGGTTTTGATATGTGGGAGATTGGTGTCTGATTGGGTCATTAGGATTGCTGTGTACTGCATTGAGAGGAACTTCCTCTTGAGGAAGAGGGTATTGTATTTTGTGTACGGTGTGAAGAAAGCAGTTCAGAATTGTGTTTGGTTGGGGCTCGTGTTGATTGCATGGCATTTGTTGTTTGACCAGAGGGTGCAGAGGGAGACCCACAGTAATTTCCTTGAGTATGTTAACAAGGTTTTGGTGTGCTTCCTTGTGGGGACTTTGGTGTGGTTGCTCAAGACTCTCATGGTTAAGGTGTTGGCCTCTTCTTTCCATGTGAGTACCTACTTTGATAGGATTCAGGAGTCACTGTTTAATCAGTATGTGATTGAGACGCTTTCGGGGCCTCCATTGGTGGAGATTCAGAAGgctgaagaggaggaggagagGCTTGCTGATGAGGTCCAGCAGCTGCAGAATGCTGGGGTTACCATACCCCCTGACCTTAAGGCAACTGCTTTTTCTGATATCAAGAGTGGCAGGTCCAGGAGTGGAGTGCTCAAGAGCCCCAGAGCTAAGAGCGCCAAGTTTTCGCGCCCTCTTTCCAAGGGCTCTGACGATGGTGATGTTATCACCATTGATAACCTCAACAAGCTCAACCCCAACAATATCTCTGCCTGGAATATGAAAAGGCTGATGAACATGGTCCGGCATGGGGCTCTTAGCACCTTGGATGAACAGATACTTGATAGCGCCAATGAAGATGAGAACGCCACGCAGATCAGAAGTGAAAACGAGGCAAAAGTTGCTgctaagaaaatatttcaaaatgttgCTAGGCGTGGGTGCAG GTATATATACCCGGATGACTTGATGCGATTTATGCAAGAAGACGAAGCTGCAAAAACCATGAATCTCTTCGAAGGAGCATCTGATTCTGGGAGAATAAGCAAAGCTGCTTTGAAGAACTGGGTG GTCAATGCCTTCAGGGAAAGGAGAGCGCTCGCATTGACACTAAATGACACAAAAACGGCAGTGAACAAACTTCATCGAATGCTCAATTTTATAGTTGGAATTGTTGTACTGATTATTTGGCTCTTGATATTGGAACTTGCCACCACCAAATTTCTTGTCTTTTTGAGTTCACAGATTGTCTTGGTTACATTTATATTTGGAAACACCTGCAAGACCATATTTGAGGCAATTATTTTCCTATTTGTCATGCACCCATTTGACGTGGGAGATAGATGTGAAATTGATGGGATTCAG ATGATCGTAGAAGAAATGAACATATTGACAACTATATTTCTGAAATACGATAATCATAAGGTGATCATCCCTAACAGTGTCCTTGCTACCAAGGCTATATTTAACTATTACCGGAGTCCTGACATGCAAGATATTATCGAATTCTACATACATGTATGCACCCCAGTTGAAAAGATTTCACTTATAAAACACAGAATAACCAG TTTCTGTGAAAGCAAGAAGGAGCACTGGTATCCTTCACCTACTGTAGTAGTCAGGGATCATATAGACATACACATGGTGAAAATGGCTATCTGGCCCAGTCATAGAATGAACTTCCAAGATCAGACAGAAAGGCATATGAGGAGATCCATGTTGCTTGAAGAGTTGATTAAGATTTTCAGGGAACTCGACCTTAATTACCGCCTCTTGCCGCTGGACGTTAACGTCAGAGCCGTGCCTACCTCCTCTGAACGGCTTCCACCTAGTTGGCAATCGATTCCAAGCTGA
- the LOC106772810 gene encoding mechanosensitive ion channel protein 6 isoform X2, whose translation MPAGDYVVKIDDAANPSQANKIWRDSSYDSWRGEGSSSAAGDQSFNFRQTEDPPSQLIGRFLHKQRASGEMQLDMDLEMEELQDDAGEGRLTPVEESPVNHRNSRELKVSFDERLSDSNLLEQQNDPFRRRHNRESPTVEESPVNFRNSRELKVSFDEPLPNSNLLEQQNDTFRRRHSKESSTMADFQRPPQPPQYDHRRSPSPSPVDDGEVLRCTSNASFERNLSMQRKSALLKAKTRSRLLAPPDESERKSSRIMKSGQLQSGFLGRKGDEEEDDPFLEEDLPDEFKKTHFSFWILLEWVSLILIIGFLITTLCIPFLREMNLWHLKLWKWEVMVLVLICGRLVSDWVIRIAVYCIERNFLLRKRVLYFVYGVKKAVQNCVWLGLVLIAWHLLFDQRVQRETHSNFLEYVNKVLVCFLVGTLVWLLKTLMVKVLASSFHVSTYFDRIQESLFNQYVIETLSGPPLVEIQKAEEEEERLADEVQQLQNAGVTIPPDLKATAFSDIKSGRSRSGVLKSPRAKSAKFSRPLSKGSDDGDVITIDNLNKLNPNNISAWNMKRLMNMVRHGALSTLDEQILDSANEDENATQIRSENEAKVAAKKIFQNVARRGCRYIYPDDLMRFMQEDEAAKTMNLFEGASDSGRISKAALKNWVVNAFRERRALALTLNDTKTAVNKLHRMLNFIVGIVVLIIWLLILELATTKFLVFLSSQIVLVTFIFGNTCKTIFEAIIFLFVMHPFDVGDRCEIDGIQMIVEEMNILTTIFLKYDNHKVIIPNSVLATKAIFNYYRSPDMQDIIEFYIHVCTPVEKISLIKHRITSFCESKKEHWYPSPTVVVRDHIDIHMVKMAIWPSHRMNFQDQTERHMRRSMLLEELIKIFRELDLNYRLLPLDVNVRAVPTSSERLPPSWQSIPS comes from the exons ATGCCAGCCGGCGACTACGTCGTCAAAATCGACGATGCCGCCAATCCTTCCCAGGCCAACAAGATTTGGCGCGACTCAAGCTACGACTCCTGGAGGGGCGAAGGCTCGTCCTCCGCCGCCGGTGACCAGAGTTTTAATTTCCGGCAGACGGAGGACCCGCCGTCGCAGCTGATAGGGCGGTTCCTCCACAAGCAACGGGCCTCCGGTGAGATGCAGCTGGACATGGATTTGGAAATGGAGGAGCTCCAGGACGATGCCGGCGAAGGAAGGTTGACGCCGGTGGAGGAGTCTCCGGTGAACCATCGCAATTCCAGGGAGCTGAAGGTCTCCTTCGATGAACGCCTTTCCGATTCGAATCTCCTCGAACAGCAGAACGACCCCTTCAGAAGAAGGCACAATAGAGAATCGCCGACGGTTGAGGAGTCTCCGGTGAACTTTCGCAATTCCAGGGAGCTGAAGGTCTCCTTCGATGAACCCCTTCCCAATTCGAATCTCCTCGAACAGCAGAACGACACCTTCAGAAGAAGGCACAGCAAGGAATCGTCGACGATGGCGGACTTCCAACGCCCTCCGCAACCGCCGCAGTACGACCATCGTCGCTCGCCTTCGCCGTCGCCTGTTGACGATGGCGAGGTCCTTCGGTGCACCTCGAACGCTTCCTTCGAGAGAAACCTCTCCATGCAGAGAAAATCTGCGTTGTTGAAGGCCAAAACGAGATCCAGGTTGCTGGCCCCGCCAGACGAATCCGAGAGAAAATCGAGTCGGATTATGAAATCGGGTCAGCTCCAGTCCGGGTTTTTAGGGAGGAAGGGTGATGAGGAGGAGGACGATCCGTTTTTGGAAGAGGATCTTCCTGATGAGTTTAAGAAGACTCATTTCAGCTTCTGGATTCTTCTGGAGTGGGTGAGTTTGATTTTGATCATTGGGTTTTTGATAACCACCCTTTGCATTCCCTTTCTGAGGGAGATGAATCTGTGGCATCTTAAATTATGGAAATGGGAGGTTATGGTTCTGGTTTTGATATGTGGGAGATTGGTGTCTGATTGGGTCATTAGGATTGCTGTGTACTGCATTGAGAGGAACTTCCTCTTGAGGAAGAGGGTATTGTATTTTGTGTACGGTGTGAAGAAAGCAGTTCAGAATTGTGTTTGGTTGGGGCTCGTGTTGATTGCATGGCATTTGTTGTTTGACCAGAGGGTGCAGAGGGAGACCCACAGTAATTTCCTTGAGTATGTTAACAAGGTTTTGGTGTGCTTCCTTGTGGGGACTTTGGTGTGGTTGCTCAAGACTCTCATGGTTAAGGTGTTGGCCTCTTCTTTCCATGTGAGTACCTACTTTGATAGGATTCAGGAGTCACTGTTTAATCAGTATGTGATTGAGACGCTTTCGGGGCCTCCATTGGTGGAGATTCAGAAGgctgaagaggaggaggagagGCTTGCTGATGAGGTCCAGCAGCTGCAGAATGCTGGGGTTACCATACCCCCTGACCTTAAGGCAACTGCTTTTTCTGATATCAAGAGTGGCAGGTCCAGGAGTGGAGTGCTCAAGAGCCCCAGAGCTAAGAGCGCCAAGTTTTCGCGCCCTCTTTCCAAGGGCTCTGACGATGGTGATGTTATCACCATTGATAACCTCAACAAGCTCAACCCCAACAATATCTCTGCCTGGAATATGAAAAGGCTGATGAACATGGTCCGGCATGGGGCTCTTAGCACCTTGGATGAACAGATACTTGATAGCGCCAATGAAGATGAGAACGCCACGCAGATCAGAAGTGAAAACGAGGCAAAAGTTGCTgctaagaaaatatttcaaaatgttgCTAGGCGTGGGTGCAG GTATATATACCCGGATGACTTGATGCGATTTATGCAAGAAGACGAAGCTGCAAAAACCATGAATCTCTTCGAAGGAGCATCTGATTCTGGGAGAATAAGCAAAGCTGCTTTGAAGAACTGGGTG GTCAATGCCTTCAGGGAAAGGAGAGCGCTCGCATTGACACTAAATGACACAAAAACGGCAGTGAACAAACTTCATCGAATGCTCAATTTTATAGTTGGAATTGTTGTACTGATTATTTGGCTCTTGATATTGGAACTTGCCACCACCAAATTTCTTGTCTTTTTGAGTTCACAGATTGTCTTGGTTACATTTATATTTGGAAACACCTGCAAGACCATATTTGAGGCAATTATTTTCCTATTTGTCATGCACCCATTTGACGTGGGAGATAGATGTGAAATTGATGGGATTCAG ATGATCGTAGAAGAAATGAACATATTGACAACTATATTTCTGAAATACGATAATCATAAGGTGATCATCCCTAACAGTGTCCTTGCTACCAAGGCTATATTTAACTATTACCGGAGTCCTGACATGCAAGATATTATCGAATTCTACATACATGTATGCACCCCAGTTGAAAAGATTTCACTTATAAAACACAGAATAACCAG TTTCTGTGAAAGCAAGAAGGAGCACTGGTATCCTTCACCTACTGTAGTAGTCAGGGATCATATAGACATACACATGGTGAAAATGGCTATCTGGCCCAGTCATAGAATGAACTTCCAAGATCAGACAGAAAGGCATATGAGGAGATCCATGTTGCTTGAAGAGTTGATTAAGATTTTCAGGGAACTCGACCTTAATTACCGCCTCTTGCCGCTGGACGTTAACGTCAGAGCCGTGCCTACCTCCTCTGAACGGCTTCCACCTAGTTGGCAATCGATTCCAAGCTGA